The Halogranum gelatinilyticum genome includes a window with the following:
- a CDS encoding TrmB family transcriptional regulator produces the protein MMQQPQAATLPAELNSPRAKLVYLYLSTHGGATLSELQDGLNMKKLSLYSILRTLTDQQLVARDADYYAPQ, from the coding sequence ATGATGCAGCAACCACAGGCGGCGACACTCCCCGCAGAGCTCAACTCGCCGCGAGCGAAGCTCGTCTATCTGTACCTCTCGACGCACGGCGGTGCCACGCTTTCGGAACTACAGGACGGACTGAACATGAAGAAGCTCTCGCTCTACAGTATCCTCCGGACGCTCACCGACCAGCAGCTCGTCGCACGCGACGCCGACTACTACGCGCCCCAGTAG
- a CDS encoding GNAT family N-acetyltransferase — protein MDIEPPTTDEVDELADLWVALARDQRRYGSRLLAPENRDHIRDSIAHHVVAGGILVARDTEIVGFVMFAPEAGQYEQDAVRGVVQNIYVRPDRRGEGVGSALLERAESMLASGGIEVVTLDAMAENEAARRFYRRHGYDVHRVELEKRVENDNNSKEET, from the coding sequence ATGGATATCGAACCTCCGACGACCGACGAGGTCGACGAACTCGCCGACCTCTGGGTAGCACTCGCCCGTGACCAGCGGCGGTACGGGTCGCGGCTCCTCGCGCCCGAGAACCGCGACCACATCCGCGACAGCATCGCCCATCACGTCGTCGCCGGCGGCATCCTGGTCGCCCGCGACACCGAGATCGTCGGCTTCGTCATGTTCGCCCCCGAAGCAGGCCAGTACGAACAGGACGCCGTCCGCGGCGTCGTCCAGAACATCTACGTCCGGCCGGACCGCCGGGGCGAGGGCGTCGGCTCGGCCCTCCTGGAACGAGCGGAGTCGATGCTCGCCTCCGGTGGCATCGAGGTCGTCACGTTGGACGCGATGGCCGAGAACGAGGCTGCGAGACGCTTCTATCGGCGACACGGCTACGACGTCCACCGCGTGGAATTGGAGAAGCGTGTCGAAAACGATAATAACTCGAAGGAGGAGACGTAA